The sequence GTTTCTCGTATCCAGACGTGTTATAAATTgactttttgttttttgaattttaGAAATCAAATGTAGCTTCTGCATTATAAAACAGCTTAATTATTGACAGGGAACTTACAATGGGTGGGGGATCGAATCCAGGTCACAAGTGCTGACTCACATTAGTCCATGAGCTAGGGCAGTGGAActttaaaaattattacattagCTTGAAGATCATTTTCATTAAGTATGTAAATTGAGTTTAGAAATGTTGAATTGGGTTTAATTTCATCTTCATCTATAAGTTTTGTTTGCAGCCAGAAATATTTCCGggtactaaacacgatgattttgatgatgaggaggaaaacagggttaaaatcataaattaAACATAATAAGAgagacacgaatttaacgtggttcggcaagtatTGCCTACATCCACGAACGAATCCCCGTAGTATTTTTTTCTCATTGCTAGCCCCTTTTGTAAGATTACAATTCCCTTTCTTTATACAATTCCGAATTAGAGACTTACCCTCATTATGAGGTAAACATAAATTGCATTAAgttcccttgcatgcctcctggtcATGCCCTGCATGTCTCCTGGCCATAAATTGTATTTAGTTTCCTTGCATGCCTCCATATCATAAATTATATTAAATTTTCCTGCATGCCTCCTGCCATAAATCATATTAAATTTCCCTGCATGCCTCTCTGGCATAAATGGCATTGACTGGTTGACAGACATAACGGACTTTGACTAGCGGGCTTCCCGTCAAATTTATTGACGGTACAAACAAGTTTCATATAGGAGTGTGCAACAGACGGACGATTGCGGATTAAGGATCACCCGCGTCCAAACCGTCAAAATTATGGATATgaaaaatccaaccgtgtccggcccaatcacccgcaaATTTAACATCTACGGATCCACGGATAATACGGACCGGATACAGATTAACTGTTgatgtaataaaaaaaaagaaaaatgcttCTAAAGCCTAAAATCTTATGGGCAGTTATATTTAATTAATCAAAGTACCATGTTGCCTTGTATGTGCATAAATATTTATTTGCGTTAGCCTCTACGAATGATGTGTTGGCTCTTTGAATCATTAGTTGTTATTTCGTCTAGGTTTTGCAGAGCTGACACGCGCAACTTTGGGATGTCGAAATCCAAAGCAAAATAGAAGAGCTATATACATGTACTTTCGTCCTTTTCCCACTATATTTAACACGGTTTTGGTCACCTCATGCGAAAGTGTCACTGACTGAAGTTTTGATGCACTCCCGTTTAGCTAAGGAGGAGTACTGAACTAAACTTTGTTGCCATATTACAAGAGTTGTGCTTTAACGTTCTGATTATAGCGTGAGATCTATAATTTCCTTTATTGCCATGCGGTGCGGATTAATCCGCGGATTAgaaagtccaaccgcaaccaaatcgttaaaagtgcggatttgagaacTCCATCCGTGTCCGGTCCATAAATCTTGCGGATTggatttcacccgcaattttgcggacggatatgGGTGAAATCCGCGATTCCGGACATTTTTCTCACCCTAGTTTCACATGGTTGATTGCGTAAGGTATATTTATGATGTAGGTTTTTGAGTTAAAGAGATACATGGTCAGGTTAGCAAGGGTGAAAAAAAATAGTATTTTGGACAAATTTTTAGCATCATTGCCCTTTGACCTCGCAAATTTGTCTGAAATCCTTCCCTCCCTGAACCCATTCTTTCCCTCCCAAAGCCGTCCTCTCCCTTCAAACCCCCACCGCCAAGGTTCCGTGGTTTTAGATTTTTTGGCACCTGAATTTATGGGAAATATTAATCGTCGTCCAAGCATACGTTCTAATTATTAAATGGTCATGTATTTTTACAAAGAGTGCAGGATTACTGGAAATGGTCATGTATTTTGCAACTAAGGGAAGCTTCGTGGTTGTTGCTTCTTAATGATAGTGGTGGCAGTTGAGGGCCTGAGGCTTGAAATAACGCTTGAGAGTTTGGTTTGGAAGGCAGCTGTTTTTGCGAGGGCCGGAAGGAACCCATGTGTAAAGTACTAGATTTACTATGAATGGCATGTTGCGAAAACTCAGAAGAAGGCACTTGATCAAAGACAAAGTCTGTTTTGGGTAATGAAACCTAATCACAGTATGCAACTGACTCACACTAGTGCTATCTTAATTTACTTTACTTGAAGAGGATATAAAGGCATTAataagttagttttttttttttgaagcattaatTAATAAGTTAGGTTGGTGGTGGTGCTTCTAAGTGATTCAAGTTTTTATCagttgttttttttgttgtttaagtgaccaaaatcaaaaacatcttTGTTGTATTCTGTTTTTTTAATATGCCCTCCTTACTTGTGTGTAAATTCCACGGTCTACAAAAGTTTGGTGACACAAGTAAAACTGCTTCTTGATTTAATACAGGAAGCTTGAGAAAAATTGAGCCTTAATGGTAGTGGTGGCAGTTGAGCCTTAATGGTTTACATAGTAACCTAGACAGACTAGATGGAGTCTAATAGGAATTGGCACACCAAGTAGACCCTTCAGAATACTCTCAAGTGAAAATCAAAAAGACTTGTTCATGCACTTGCAACTGAATTTACTCCAAAGTCCAAactttagctttaagctttataGGACTTCAGTAAAAGAGGATCCCCATTTTAGTACCATCCCAATTAGTATTAAACTATTCCTAAGTATCCTAATTTTGTGTTGACAACCCCTTAATGTTCATAACTTGATTGAAAGTTTAGTGCAAAATAGATGACCAGCAAAACTTGGGatctttctctcttttacaaggaaaagaaaaaaaaaagagactagCTTGGCTAGTTATTGTGAACGGCTAAAGCCAAACTTGGCCGGTAACAGACCTTGTAAAAGGTGGAAAACAATTTCAACTAATTGCAATGACATCAAGTGGCACAAATGTACCGGAGGGTATTGATACGCCACCATCAGTACCAGGGAAGCCTTATTAGGCAAAGGAGCAGCTCCGCTTCAATCTTCCAAGCCTATTATAATGATGCAGCAGGTCACTTTTCACAAAATGAGTCCGCAGATCAGAACTCATCTTGAGCAAATCATGCAGTCATGTATATGATTTggtttcaaatttcaaaatgaaTCGAACTTGCAACATGATACCGTAATTAGTAGGATACTATCATTAAAATACCAGTCCAGGTACAAGCAATTACCGTTAGAGACATCTAAGCCTGTTATAGTCTGCAAGCTACACTACATTACTGGAAATTAGATAGTACATTAAAGATGAGAGGTTTTTGGTCCTTACAATTTAAACATTCTGGTATCCCATTGTGTCATATTTCAATCAATATCTGCATCCTGATAGTAGAGTCAGTATTACCATTCACTTCAACAGATTGATAACCCACTCTGCCGTGATCTTTGTGCATCTTCAAACTGCCAGTGCCAGGAGGAATCAATGCTACAGACTTATAACCCACTCTGTCGTGATCATACCCACAAAGATGATCAAACAAAACATTCTTATCAACCACTTCCTTGTGGTGAGCTTTACAGGCAAAGAAGAATACATTCTGAACTAATAGCCCTATGAGATTAACTGCCACCAACATGAACAAACACAGCAATCCCAACAAAATCTTAACCATGAAATGTATAGGAAACTGCATCGCATACCCTAACAACAATCCTATAACCCATGTAGCCGTAAAGTAAGAATTCACAAGTTCCATAGCAATTATAGTTCTCCCTTGTAAGAGTTGCTTACTCTTCTTCATGGCTGCCAAGCCATACAAATTTGGTTCAAGAACAGAGACTACACTGGATAAATGCCGTAAAGCTGCGACATACAAATGAACAAGATGGTGTATGATACCAAATATGATAATAAAACCCCACCTCAGAGCTCCTTCATTAATATTTAACAAAGCTCGTAAGACGGATGCAGGAATGAAGACGGCCAAGTAGGTGATGATTATGAGAAGCAAGGCGTAAAAGAAGGTGATTATAAGATGTTTAGATATGCGAGGAATTGCAAAGAGAGTGGAGACAAAGGAGATGTATTTGGATGCATACAGAGAAGCTACTGTGAAAGCAATAGCGGAGGTAGAGAAAAgagagaagaggaagagaaagaaAGTAGAAGAAATCCGAAGGAGATGATGATTTACAGGAAAAGTAACCATAAAAGGTAACACAGAAGTTGAGGAATGAACCTTTAAACAACAATTGAGTCAATGAAAGTGGGAGAATGAAGATTAGGGTAATCAGAAAGAAATTTAATGAAGGTGATTTTGCTGGGATTTTCACTGTTTTGCCGATGATTTGATTTGCATCCAAGAATTTGAGGTTTTTTGTCTTAGTAAAGAGCTCAATTGCTGTTTGGTTTCACTGGTGAAAGAAATCAGAGGACAACAATTATCAGTTCAGATGAATTTCAGCGTAATCAAAATTGAAAGCATGACTAATTTAGATTCCAATTCATTAACACCACCAAACCAATCCAACTCAACAAGTTACTCAGTGAAGCAGGTAATAAACAACCTCAGttactcaaaattaaaatcaTGTCTCAGGCTTTCAACATTCATCTCTCTACAGTGCTTCAAACGACTAAAGCAGGTAATGAACAACCTCACAAAAAAGCATTCCAACTAATCCCTTATGGTCATTTTCCCAAATGTGCAAACCAACAGCGTCAACCACAGAACTCATGGTTGCCATAGAGAAAACATAAAGATCTAGTAAGAAAATTAAATCCTACTACAATCATTTCACTTCAAAACTCAAATAAATTCATCCAAACCAACATAATCCTAAAGATATACATAGATGCAGTATAACACTAATGCCTAAATTAGTCTAAAAACTGAACATTGGCAggttaaaaaaaatcaacttaatAGAgatcataaagacaaacaaacaaAATGAAAATACTAAACAGGTAGTCTCCCCATAAACCAATTATGGTGCTTACCAAAGACAGGAAGTTATATCAATTATACAACCCAGAAAAACTTGTTGCAATTCGAACCAAACAAAATTTCACATCATCCTTCATGAACATaaattggatacaaataacaacATCCAGCGCAAAATTATACTCAGATCCCAAGAAAAATCAATTCCACCACCCAAAATAAAATTATGCAGAAATACCCAAACATATTCAGTATCTACATAATCAAGACAGCAAAATCATACTCAGCAGAATGTAGTTTCCAAATTAGCAGAAACAAACTAGACATTCTCAGAAAAATCAACTTtgaaacaaaaccaaaaccaaaaaatgCAAAGATCCAGGTAAACCAAAGAGTTCAAGGTTTCTTACACTCAAATTATCAAGATCCCTGAAGAAAACAACACCTCCTTCCTTGAACCACAAAGGAACTGATAGAAAACTCTTTATgattgaaaccctaaaaatcttTGGGTTTTTAAGTTGAGAGGAGAGAGAGTGAGTGGATTTCTTAATGATGTCACCAAATTTCCAACCCTAGTCCAAGGAAATTTCCCTCTGGGTCATAAAGCAGAAGAGGAGCTCGTTTTGGTAGTAAAAACAAAACATcaaactcttttttttcttttccctaaTTTTTCCGTTTGGGATACCATTACTTGACATGGTTGAATTTCTTGCCAATACGAACGTGGAAGGTAGATGATGGACCAGGCAACGATATCCCAATCCCGGAGGACATTTTTGATTTTGGGGAATTTTTGGGATTTCTGAAATCGATCTCCATGAGGAGTAGAGGATCGATGATCAGGGTTGTGGACTGGGGAAGAGAAAGAAGGCTGTAAGTGAGTTTtagaatctctctctctctctctctctctctcttgctaTTTACAGTGGGATATGATTGTGTCCACGGTGAGGCTCGCAGAGAATCTTGGTCTGATCCTAGTCCTCTTTATGAATGAATGTGAGGGACTAAACCAGTTTAgtcctcttttttcttttaaatttgatACTCGGTTGAAAGACCAgcctggcattgattttatactaTTACTATGATTCATAACTTGGAAAACTTAGGTAATCAATCTGAGTTTATGAGACCTCTtcaagacgagaacgaattttacCAGTGCCATGCTTGTTACTTGTCTAAGTAAATTAGTCATCATGATATCCCAAGTCATTCAACCCAACATCTTGAATTATTTGACTAGTTGTCGATGAAAAGGAGCTAGAACTTGTGTTTCTAACCCTCTCATCCTCATGAAGGGTACCAGAATCCAAGGAGCAGATATCTCATAAAAGGTGCAAATATAATTTAGGAAGttccattgttgttttctttcttgtgGATAGGGGATCCATACACACACGATAATCACcattttggtttagcaggatcaCTCTGAACTAAGCACTCTATCATGTTGTTGTCATGGTAGATTATGTCTAGATCAAAACCATCCTTCCGCAAGAGGCATAGACCTCTACTTCTACCAATAGATGAGACATAATAATGATTAGGAAAATTGAGGGTTCTAATATGCTTGAGGATCCTGTCCGAGTTGATTTTAGATTGTTGCAAGAAAACTATATGTGGGTTAAACATTCTATtactagtacagaaatggcctttagcaACGCCAGATATAAATTTtcctgtcacgcctttttggttttggcgtgtctatagggtgtaCTTCTACCCTATAAACACGCCACGTTCTATGGGCGTGTTAATAGAAGTGCTTTTAGCCACGCCAGGGTTAGCAGTGTGTCCAAATATCAACCgttttagtcacgttaacttttaatttttgattgggcgtgtttatagaccagtctatgacCACGTTAACCAGTTGTGGTGTGTCCATAAAAATAGTCACAACACTTGAATCGTGTTTAAAAAGTTAGTTttattagacacgccagtatgcatgtccatagtgtacgatttgcagGCACGCTGGTTAATTTGCGTGGCTATAAAGTTAGTTTTAATAAACATGCTAGTATGCATGTCCATAGTGGGCATGTTATAGCCAAACTGGTTGAATTATTGCGTGGCTAAAAATTTCGGTTTATTGGACACGCTGTGCGTTTTATGGACACGTTGTGCGTTTTATATGCGTGGATTATATACGCTTTATAGACACGATGTTTTATATGCGTGGTtaaaaagttggttttattagacacgctagtatgcgtgtccat comes from Papaver somniferum cultivar HN1 chromosome 7, ASM357369v1, whole genome shotgun sequence and encodes:
- the LOC113300328 gene encoding uncharacterized protein LOC113300328, with product MVTFPVNHHLLRISSTFFLFLFSLFSTSAIAFTVASLYASKYISFVSTLFAIPRISKHLIITFFYALLLIIITYLAVFIPASVLRALLNINEGALRWGFIIIFGIIHHLVHLYVAALRHLSSVVSVLEPNLYGLAAMKKSKQLLQGRTIIAMELVNSYFTATWVIGLLLGYAMQFPIHFMVKILLGLLCLFMLVAVNLIGLLVQNVFFFACKAHHKEVVDKNVLFDHLCGYDHDRVGYKSVALIPPGTGSLKMHKDHGRVGYQSVEVNGNTDSTIRMQILIEI